CCAAAGAAAATAAGCAAGCAGTCATAAAGAATTACCGGAACTTTCTGCGAGACTTTGTGCGGCTATCTTGTATTAAACCCTCGTATTGGTTTAAATAGCTTTTTCGATTTCTCTCTGGCTATAAAATTTATAAAAGAACAAAAAACACAAAGAGGATAATACATGCCATACTGCATGTCCTTGCACAATATGGTTGGAAGGATTGCAAGCAATTCTTTTAAAATCCAAAATCCAAGCAGTAAAGGCAAGGGCTAAAGCGGCAATGGCTAACTTATAATAAAAATAGGAATAGTCTTTGTTGGATTTTCGGAACAAATAGTATTCAAAAGCAAATCCGGCTAATACCTGTAAGCCGAAAATTGGAATTCCAAATGGTTTGAATAAAAACAATAAACCCATAGAAGTAAAGAGTAGGGCAAGCAGGGTTAAATTCTGATTATTCGCAGAAATGAATTTAGCACGCCTTAGATTTATACTGAGTACCATGGCAGAGAAAAGATACATAGAAGATAAATCAAAGAATTGAAATAAAAAAGTAAAGCTCGCATGGTATAAAAAGGAAGCTATACCTGTTAAGATTGCAATCGGTCCTATATAACGAATGTAAGACAACTTATCTTTTCTATTTTGCAGCAGTAGATAAATTCCAATCGCAATAAACGCAAGGTTTGACCATGTGTTAGAAGGTTGCGTAATATAAGAGCATAGATTGTCTTCACAGTATTTAATCGTAGGAGGAAGAAAAGAACTCCAGGGACATTCAGGTAGTAGTGGGATAATTGGTTCCATAGTATCTACTTCCTATTTTGAATGATACTGTATTTGGGAAAGTCTATTCTGAAATTCATTTGTTTCTTTTTTGTTACGGTTTGAATAGTAAAATTACCACGGATGAACACAGATGGACACGGATGATTGAATGATGTTGTAATTTTAATTAAGAAGGGAATTGTAGGATTGGCATCCCTGCCTGTCCATTGAATAGGCAAAGTCCAATTTAAGAATGCAATGTAATCAACTGCTCTGGTAATATTTTCTAAAAAAATTTTTATTAATTTTATCATATATAATTTCCTTACTTCATTTCACTCCGATTTCTTCGGAGTTGAGTTGTTTTGTTTTCATATCATCCTTCTTCGCTTTTGCTTACCTCTCCCCAACTTTATCGTTGTTGCGGTATATAGCTGTATTCCCCCTCTCCTAATGGGAAAGGGGTTTCTTACTGTTATGCGCTTTAAGCAAGAATAGATGTAGTTCAGTTAAAATAATCTTCGTATGCGGCTAATCGAAAATCAACTGAAATTATTTTTTGTGAGATATTTTTTCTCAATAATTACGCAGTTGCAACAGTTTTTAGTGCAACTATGTAATTAGTTACTATTCACAGTGTCACAGCAAACCTGCTGGTAAGAATTTTTAAACACAAAGGACACAAGGGCAGTTGCGGCATTATGAAATTAACCCTGTGTATACACTTCGTATAAGAAGACGTTTACTATTGTGCGATTATAATGGGGCATCAAACTCGGTTATGATACTATGTAGACTCTTGAGCCAGGTGGCATCTGCACCGAGTTTAATGCGGGTTATCCACTGTCTTTGAGTTATAGTCTTCTTATAGGAAGGTAAAAGGAAACTACTTGTGGTTATTGGTTTGATTGAAAAATTGTGATTCAAGAATTCATTCCTCTTTCTTGACAATTCCGATAAGTCCCATACATATCTCCATTATCACTAATGACCAACGCAGAATTGTCGAGCGCAACTGGAATTTGTTTCATTCCTTTTAGAAACTGGTCTAAGCTTTTCTCCTTTTTCAGCAAGTGATTCAGGACGACAGTAAACAACGATTAACTGCGGTCCAAAATTACTAGCAACTCTTCCGCGAAGAAAACCACCATAGTCTGGCTCGTCATCGACTATATGCTCGTATCCTCTAGGTAGATTCTTGCCGTGTGATTCTTTGCGTCGTGTAATTTCCCATCGGGATAAATCCAAAAAACAAAGTCGGGGCTAAGATGTGTAAACTGCTTAATTGCTTTTCTGCGTCCAGAATATTTTTCTCTTAAGAAATCAAATGTCTTGGATGCTTCTTCTCTGGTTATGGAGCCTTTTGTGATCATAATAATACACCCACTTAATTCAAAAATTATTATTGTTCATTATATAAAAACTGTAATTGTTTTATTGTTTAAAATGG
This region of Leptospiraceae bacterium genomic DNA includes:
- a CDS encoding ceramidase domain-containing protein → MEPIIPLLPECPWSSFLPPTIKYCEDNLCSYITQPSNTWSNLAFIAIGIYLLLQNRKDKLSYIRYIGPIAILTGIASFLYHASFTFLFQFFDLSSMYLFSAMVLSINLRRAKFISANNQNLTLLALLFTSMGLLFLFKPFGIPIFGLQVLAGFAFEYYLFRKSNKDYSYFYYKLAIAALALAFTAWILDFKRIACNPSNHIVQGHAVWHVLSSLCFLFFYKFYSQREIEKAI